The genomic DNA CAGCGGGCCGCCAGCCCCGAGCGCAGGGCGTAAAACAGGCGTTTGAGTCGGACCTGCTCCGCCGTGAAATCGGTCTCCAGCCCCCGCCGCACCTGCCCCAGGTAATGGTGCAGCCCCGCCCGCAGGTTAAACGTGTGGGGCAGCAGGGGAAGGAGGCGAGTCCGGAAATCCAAGGCTTCCTGATAGACGATGGGCGACTGCAGCCATTCATACAGGGCCGCATTGGAGCCCCGCAACAGCTTCAAGGCCTTGCGCAACTCCCAGCCGCCCAGATCCAACAACGCATCCACCGGAAAGTTGAGCGTATCGGGTGCCTCCTCCAGGGTGAGGTACCAGCTGGCGGGGTGGCAGTAAATAAAGCGCACGTCATAGTCCGAGTCCGGGGAAGGGAACCCCCAGGCCCGGCTTCCCGACTCACAGGCGTAAAGCACGCGAATGCCGTGGGCAACTTCCAGCTCCCGCAACGCATTCTGAATCCGGGCTTGCATGAGCTCGTCCATTATAGGCGTGGGTCAATGGCCTCACTTTCCAGGGCCAGCACACCGAACACGCACTGGTGCACTTCCCGCAGAGGAGCCCCCGCTACGAAGCGCTCCAGGCCTTCCACGCCCAGGGCAAATTCCCGCAGGGCCAGGTTGCGCTTGGCTTTTACGGCCCGCTCCCGCAGGCGCTCCAGGTTGCCCGGTAGCAAGTAGTCAGGCCCGTAGATGATGCGCAGGTATTCGCGGCCCCGGGACTTGAGCGCGGGCTGCACCAGGTGCTTGCGTCCCCCCGGGATGAAATCGTAAGGCTTGACCACCATGCCTTCGCCCCCGGCGGCGGTCAGATCCGTCCACCACTGGGTGGCCGCTTCCACATCGGCGATATCCTCCAGGTGCACTACGCGGTAGGGCGTAGCCCGCAGCAGACCCTCATCGGCCAAGCAGATAGCGCGCAGGGTTTCCATGTGCCAGGCGTGGTCCTTATCGAAGTACGTGCGCCCCTCCGTGGCCAGCAGGTGGAAAGGGGCCAGGCGCAGGTCCGAGAGGCTCTCTACGGGCCAGCAGTAGCGGCGGTAGGACTCGGCGTAGTGCTCCGCCGCGCTCTGCCGGGCCGTCGTGCGGGCCAGCAGGGCTTCGATGCCATCCAGTCCCCGCGTAGCGGCCTGGGCCAGCACGGCGGCCGCCACGGGCAAGGCCGCTGTTG from Hymenobacter sp. DG25B includes the following:
- a CDS encoding DNA polymerase beta superfamily protein produces the protein MDELMQARIQNALRELEVAHGIRVLYACESGSRAWGFPSPDSDYDVRFIYCHPASWYLTLEEAPDTLNFPVDALLDLGGWELRKALKLLRGSNAALYEWLQSPIVYQEALDFRTRLLPLLPHTFNLRAGLHHYLGQVRRGLETDFTAEQVRLKRLFYALRSGLAARWIRERQTVPPMQLAELAAVLPDELQEEVAQLLGQKAQAAEKATVVLPPALLAFLQQEYAAGLLARDTLPVRHSPDPTGELNALFQHWLTAAFPA